From the Candidatus Krumholzibacteriia bacterium genome, the window CTGGTGCGGGGCGTGTACACGTGGGAGCGCGACGAGGCGTCGCGCCGCACGAGGCCCTTTTCCACCATGATTTGCAGGAGCTTGAGGACCGTGGTGTATCCCACCGCCTCCCCTCGCTCGAGCCCTTGGTGCACCTGGCGCACCGTGCTGGGACCCTGCCGCCAGAGGACGCGTAGGATGGCGAGCTCCGCGTTCGTCGGTTTCCGCCCCCGCATCCTTCTCTCCCTGGTCCGGGGTTGCCGCCCCTCACAATGTACGAAGCCGTTCGTATTTCGCAATACGAACATCTTCGTACGAAGTTGCATGCCGGGTGAAGGACCCTGGGCCTGGGCCCTTGCGGGCCAGCTAAACACTTGACTGAATGATTGCTCCGCCAACGGTTGCAGCCCGGCTGGCAAGCGGCGGCCGTATCCCTCGGCCCCGCAAAGAGAAGGCGCCGAGCGTGGGGTGCGGGCCGAGGGAGGTGGGTGCCACTCCCAGGTGCCTTCTCCGGTCGGCTACCGGTGTTCGCTCCGCAGTCGCGTGGCGGCCTCCGAGACCGCGGCGAGCTTGGCCTGGGCGATCGCGGGCGCGTTCATCGGCCGGCTCGCGAAGGTCCCGAAGCCGCAGTCGGGGTTGAGGAAGAGGCGCTCGGCCGGAAGCTGTCGGAGGGCTTCCCGGACGCGCGCCACGATCGCCTCCGGCGACTCGACCTCCGGGGTGCGCGGGTTCACGACGCCGAGGCCGAGCTCCTTGTGGGCCACCGCCACCAGGGTGCCGGCCCGCGGCGTCGCGTACTCGAGCACGAGTTGCTGCACCTGCAGTCGCTCGAGGTAGGGAACCAAAGGCTGGTACGAGCCGCGGAGCAGTGTCTCCTCGTTCTGGCTCCAGTTGCCGCGGCAAATGTGGACGCCGGTGCGCACCCCGTCCAGCCCCTGCACGACGCGGTTGATGAGCTCTACCGCGAACTCGAGCTCGGCGGCCGGGTCCTTGCGCGCTGCGAGAGCCGCACACATGAAGGTGCGGGTCTGGCCCTGGGTGAAGACGAGCTCGGTGAGCACGGGTTCGTCGAACTGGATGAAGTCGGCGCCCGCCTCCCGGAGCGACAAAGCCTCCTCGCGGAGGACCGCGACGACGTCCTCGCCGAGCTCCTCCTTCGAGGCGTACGCCGAGCGCGTCGCTTCCTTGACCCACATGGCCCGGGTGAGGATGTAGGGCCCGGGCAGCGGCACCTTGATCGGCTTGTCCG encodes:
- a CDS encoding BlaI/MecI/CopY family transcriptional regulator, with protein sequence MRGRKPTNAELAILRVLWRQGPSTVRQVHQGLERGEAVGYTTVLKLLQIMVEKGLVRRDASSRSHVYTPRTSEGATQRRLVQELLERAFSGSALGLVMQALSAKPPSASELQQLRDLLDGMNGGEG
- a CDS encoding cobalamin-independent methionine synthase II family protein, giving the protein MRKLPLFPVTSVGSWPRSPELQRALARKQRQQLAPEEFDRIADTAVLEALRAQEAAGCDIVTDGEQRRDNFYSFVAEKLEGVRLMSLAEMLDIVEDKEGFRRILDTLDVPAFSIHNPTCVGKIRRREPLALDEYNFLRQHTDKPIKVPLPGPYILTRAMWVKEATRSAYASKEELGEDVVAVLREEALSLREAGADFIQFDEPVLTELVFTQGQTRTFMCAALAARKDPAAELEFAVELINRVVQGLDGVRTGVHICRGNWSQNEETLLRGSYQPLVPYLERLQVQQLVLEYATPRAGTLVAVAHKELGLGVVNPRTPEVESPEAIVARVREALRQLPAERLFLNPDCGFGTFASRPMNAPAIAQAKLAAVSEAATRLRSEHR